Part of the Terriglobia bacterium genome is shown below.
TCCCCGGCGGAGACGAGGTAGGGGATGTTGAACATGTTGAACGTCCAGATCACCGACAGGATGACCGCGGGGATCAGCGCGGGCTTGAGCGAGGGGAGCGTGATCGAGCGGAACTGCTGCCAGCGCGACGCCCCGTCGACGCGGGCGGCCTCGTAGAGGTCCGCCGGGATCGACTGCAGGGCCCCGAGGGAGATCACCATCATGAAGGGGAACGACAGCCAGCCGTTGGTGGCGAGGATCGACAGGAACGACGTGAACGTGCTGTCCGACCACGCCACCGCGTGCCCTCCGAAGATCTGGAGGACCTGGTTGATCACCCCGAACTGCGGGTGGAACATCCCCTTCCAGGTGAGCGCGGTGATGTAGTTCGGCAGCGCCCAGGGGAGGATCAGGAGCACGCGGTAGACCGGGCGGATCGCGAGGCCCCGGGTGTTCAGGATCAGCGCGAGGAACAGGCCGACGGTCACGCCGACCGTCACGTTCGCGATCGTCCACACGACGGTGAAGAAGAGGGTCCAGTAGAAGTTCTGGTAGTTGAAGACCAGCCCCTCGGCGGTGTGCCGGACGACGGAGAAATCCCCGAGGATCTCCACGAAGTTCCTGAGCCCCACCCAGGTCTCCGAGATCGGCTTCTCGCTGTTGTAGATGTTCGAGTCGGTGAACGAAAGAGCGATCCCGTAGAAGAACGGGAAGAACACCAGCAGGAGCATCCCGACCATCGCCGGAAGCGTGTACACGTAGGCGACCGCGAATCTCCTGAGGGTCCCAGCGAGGCGTCCGGCGATGCCCAGCCCGACGAAGAGCAGCCCGGCGAAGGCGAGCACGCCGGTCCCGGTCATCTTCCGGCGCACCCGGACCGCCGCCAGGGCGAGGTCGCCGGCCAGCGGGCCCGGGTTCAGCGCCCCGTCGGCCGCGACGATCCCTCGCGGCTTGCGGAAGAGGTCGGCGTCCCAGCGGGACGGGTCGAGCGGCGGTCCCGAGGGCGTTCCGAGTCCCCCGAGAATCGCGGCCGCGTCCGTCTTGGCCTCGATCACCCGGCCCGCGACGGCGAGGGCGGTCGCGCGACGCTCGGCGGCGACGATCCCTCTCGCGCGTCGCTCGAGCGCGACCAGCGTTCCGGCGAGCAGCACCACCGCGAGAACCAGCAGGACCGCCCGCCGCTCGGGGACGGCGGCGGAGAGCGCGAGGAACGCCAGGACGGGTACGGCGAACGCCAAGAGCGCGAAGAGCCAGCCCGCCGCCCGAGGCGGCCCGGCCGGCTTCATCTCGATCTCGACGAGACCGGCCACGCTCCCGTCCCGCTCGAGAGGGGCGGCGAAGGCGAGCCCTCCGGCCGGGGTCGGTCGGACCTCGATCTCGTCCTTGCGGGAGGCCCCTTCCTCGCGGTTCGTCTGGACCGCCGCTCTCAAGCGCTGGCCGAGGTCGAAGAACGCCTTCTCCTCGGGCAGGAGCTTGCGTGGGGCGGCCCGCTCCCCGCGGTCGTCCGGCGCGGTGGAGGCCTCGAGCGACAGACCCTCGAACGCGAGGACCCGGATCACCCGTGGTGCGCCGGTCGCGGTGGACGAGCCGGCGACGGCCCGGCGGACCGGATCTCCCGCGATCCCCGCTCTCTCGACGACGTCCGCGAGGGCCCTCAAGGTCACGATCCCTGTGCGACCGGCGCGGACCCGCGCCTCGTCGGAGAGCGCCGATCCGAGGAGCCATAGGCCGAGCCCTGCCGTCAGCGCCGCACCCAGGGCGAGCCCGATCGCGATCCGACGGCGAGGGGAGGCGCCGGGCATCATGGCTTCTTTCTCAGCCTCGCGATGTCCTTCTCGAGCTCCTGCTGCGCGACGTCCATGGCCGACTTGGGCGTGGCGGCGCCCTTGACGAGCGTGTTCATCGCGGTGGTCACCGGGGACCAGGCCATGGTCATCTCCAGGACGTTCGGCATCGGGATCGCCACCTCGACCTGCTTCCTGAACTCCTTCAGGATCGGGTCGTTTCCCACCTGGGGATCGTCGTAGACCTTCTGGTTCGCCGGGGTCTGGCGTCCCTCGACCGCGAGGATCTTCGCCACCGGGAGATCGGTGACGTACTTCAGGAAGTCGTAGGCCGCTTCCTTGTTCTTGGAGGGGGCGGCGATGTAGACCCCCTCGACCGTCATCCACGGACGCATCGGCTTGCCGCCGGCCTCGTCGATCGTCGGGAGGGGAGCCAGGCCGAAGTCGATCCCCTTGGCGATCTCGCCGATGAACCAGGGGCCGGAGAAGACGATCGCGGCCTTCCCCTCGTTGAACAGGGAGGTCACGAGCGCGGTGGACGGCTCGAGGGGAAGGAACTTCTCCCGATCGACCCACTTCATGAGCAGCTCGAGTGACTTCACGTTCTCGGCGGAGTTCAGGACGGGCTTCCGGGACGCGTCGAATACCTTCCCGCCGAAGCCGTTCATCAGGGGAGCGTGGTAGTAGAAGTTCGAGTACCAGTAGGCGACCCCGAACCGTCCCGTCTTGACGTCGGTGAGCTTCCTGGCCATGGCCGAAAGCTCGCCGGTGGTCTTGGGGGGCTTCTCGACGAGCTTCTTGTTGTAGACCATGGCGATGACCTTGTAGTTCAGCGGTAGCCCGTACACGGTCCCCTGGTAGGTCATCGCTTCCATCGTGGTCGGGATGAACCGGTCCTTGACCGCCTTGTCGAGGTAGAAGTCGATCGGCTCGATGGTGTTCCCGGCCTCGACCCAGCCCCCGAGCCGGTCTTGCGCGTAGATGAAGATGTCCGGCCCTTTCCCGCGCGGCACCGCGGCCGTGATCTTGTCGGCGAACGCATCGTACGGGACCGCGAGCGTGGTGACCTTGACCCCGGACGCGGCCTTCGCCTCGTTGTACTTGGCGACCACCCTCTCGAACGTCGCCTTCTCGTCACCCCGGTAGGCGTGCCAGACCACGAGCTCCTTCGGGGCCTCTCCCCGCGAGGGGACGCTCGGGACGACGGCGAGCCCGGCGATCGTCAGAAGGACCGCTGCCACGGTCCCGGCGGACTTGAAGCTCTTCATGATGGCCTCCCGATCCTCTAAGGACGGCTTCTCCCTGCCGAGCCAGCGGCCTCACGCCGTCAGGCGGCGCTCGGTCCCGGCGTCGAAAAGGTGAAGGGCGTCGAGCTCGAGAACCACGTCGATCTTCTCTCCCATGCGAGGCGCCCGGTGCGGGTCGAGCTTCGAAACCAGGATGTCGTCGCCCGCTCGGCCGTGAACGATCACCTCGTGGCCGAGCGGCTCGACGATCTCGACGTCCACCGAGAGGCGCGCGGACTCTCCCCTTGCCGCTTTGGCGGCGTCGAGGATGTTCTCGGGGCGGATCCCCGCGACGACCTGGCGGCCGCGGTGGGCGTCCGACACCGCCCGCAGCGAAGCCGGCACCGGGATCTCGAACTTCGACGCGGCGAGGCGCGCGCCGTCGTCGGTGATGGACGTCTTGAGGAAGTTCATCGGCGGCGTGCCGATGAACGCCGCCACGAAGACGTTCTCCGGCCGCTCGTACACCTCGAGCGGCGTCCCGACCTGCTGGAGCCGGCCGTCCTTCATCACCGCGATCCTGTGACCCATGGTCATCGCCTCGACCTGGTCGTGGGTCACGTAAATGGTCGTGGTGCGGAGACGGGACTGGAGCTTCGAGATCTCGGCCCGCATCTGGACGCGCAGCTTGGCGTCGAGGTTCGAGAGCGGCTCGTCGAAGAGGAAGACCGCGGGCTTCCTCACGATCGCCCGGCCGACCGCCACCCGCTGGCGCTGACCGCCGGAGAGCTGCTTGGGCTTGCGATCCAGGAGGTGCGGGATGTCCAGGATCTGCGCCGCCTCCCCCACGAGCCGGTCGATCTCCACCTGCGGCATCTTGCGGATCTTGAGCCCGAACGCCAGGTTCTCCCGGACCGTCATGTGCGGGTAGAGCGCGTAGCTCTGGAACACCATCGCGATGTCGCGATCCTTGGGAGGGAGGTCGTTCACGATCCGGCCGCCGATGTCGATGGTCCCGCCCGTGATCTCCTCGAGCCCTGCGATCATCCTGAGAGCCGTCGACTTCCCGCACCCCGACGGGCCGACCAGCACCATGAACTCCTGGTCGTGGATCGCGAGGTCCAGGCTCTCGATGACCTTGACCGACCCGTAGCTCTTGGAGACGTCCTTGAGGGTCACCTCGGCCATGGCGGCTCCACTCCCGGGGGGGGCTTGTGGGGGCTCATCTTACCGCGAGAATCCTCGCGGATTTCGGGTTCACCTCGGTCTCGATCGCGCCTCCCGCCGTGGGGACGTCTTCGCCGTTCCAAAGGTCCCGGACCGCGGCGGTGCTCCATTCCGGTGGCGTATCGAACCGGGCGGTGGCCGGCGCGCTCCCGCGATTCACCGCGACCACCACCGCGTCGCCGCTCGCGGGGTCGCGCTGCACGAACACGAGGAGGTCGCCTTCCGTCGACAGCGGTGCGTGGATCCCGCGGGAGAGCGCCGGGTGCGCCCGCCGGATCGCGATCAGACGCTTGTAGTCGCTCCTCAGCGCCTCGTCCCGGGGGAGGCCGGCGCCCGGACGGACCTGCCGTTCTCCCCAGGGCATGTCGCTTCGATTGTCCGGCCAGTCGCCGCCGAGGCGCCCGACTTCCTCGCCGTAGTAGATGGTCGGAATACCCGGGGACGTGAACTCCAGGATCGCGGCCAGCCGGAACGCCTGCTTGTCCCCCCCGAGCTGCCAGAGCAGCCCCGGCACGTCGTGCGAGGAGAGGAAATGCGCGAGGTAGTGGCCGGCGCGGACCTTCTCCCTCGACTTGAGGTAGC
Proteins encoded:
- a CDS encoding sugar ABC transporter permease, which gives rise to MKPAGPPRAAGWLFALLAFAVPVLAFLALSAAVPERRAVLLVLAVVLLAGTLVALERRARGIVAAERRATALAVAGRVIEAKTDAAAILGGLGTPSGPPLDPSRWDADLFRKPRGIVAADGALNPGPLAGDLALAAVRVRRKMTGTGVLAFAGLLFVGLGIAGRLAGTLRRFAVAYVYTLPAMVGMLLLVFFPFFYGIALSFTDSNIYNSEKPISETWVGLRNFVEILGDFSVVRHTAEGLVFNYQNFYWTLFFTVVWTIANVTVGVTVGLFLALILNTRGLAIRPVYRVLLILPWALPNYITALTWKGMFHPQFGVINQVLQIFGGHAVAWSDSTFTSFLSILATNGWLSFPFMMVISLGALQSIPADLYEAARVDGASRWQQFRSITLPSLKPALIPAVILSVIWTFNMFNIPYLVSAGEPSHSTEILITQAYKFAFEQYRYGYAAAYSTVIFAILLLYGTWQNRITRATEGI
- a CDS encoding extracellular solute-binding protein — protein: MKSFKSAGTVAAVLLTIAGLAVVPSVPSRGEAPKELVVWHAYRGDEKATFERVVAKYNEAKAASGVKVTTLAVPYDAFADKITAAVPRGKGPDIFIYAQDRLGGWVEAGNTIEPIDFYLDKAVKDRFIPTTMEAMTYQGTVYGLPLNYKVIAMVYNKKLVEKPPKTTGELSAMARKLTDVKTGRFGVAYWYSNFYYHAPLMNGFGGKVFDASRKPVLNSAENVKSLELLMKWVDREKFLPLEPSTALVTSLFNEGKAAIVFSGPWFIGEIAKGIDFGLAPLPTIDEAGGKPMRPWMTVEGVYIAAPSKNKEAAYDFLKYVTDLPVAKILAVEGRQTPANQKVYDDPQVGNDPILKEFRKQVEVAIPMPNVLEMTMAWSPVTTAMNTLVKGAATPKSAMDVAQQELEKDIARLRKKP
- the ugpC gene encoding sn-glycerol-3-phosphate ABC transporter ATP-binding protein UgpC; the protein is MAEVTLKDVSKSYGSVKVIESLDLAIHDQEFMVLVGPSGCGKSTALRMIAGLEEITGGTIDIGGRIVNDLPPKDRDIAMVFQSYALYPHMTVRENLAFGLKIRKMPQVEIDRLVGEAAQILDIPHLLDRKPKQLSGGQRQRVAVGRAIVRKPAVFLFDEPLSNLDAKLRVQMRAEISKLQSRLRTTTIYVTHDQVEAMTMGHRIAVMKDGRLQQVGTPLEVYERPENVFVAAFIGTPPMNFLKTSITDDGARLAASKFEIPVPASLRAVSDAHRGRQVVAGIRPENILDAAKAARGESARLSVDVEIVEPLGHEVIVHGRAGDDILVSKLDPHRAPRMGEKIDVVLELDALHLFDAGTERRLTA